GAGTTGGTTAGTTACCTGATTACCCAAAGCAACGTTATTGCCCGGGTTGAAAATAAAGAATGCAAATATCCTGCTGTTACCAATTGGTTAAATGCACAACTTTCGCCGTTTTATGACGATACCAGTCAACGGCGTGTACTTTATTACGGTAATTGGATTAAGTATCTGCAGAAACCACGCAATTAAAAACAATGGGCGCGGGCGTTTGTAATAGAATTAATCACCTATCCGCAAAAGCCATGAAGATTATAACATCATCGGTTCCCTGGGATATTAGCCAGATATTCATCACCCTGCAGCAGCAGCTCAATCCGTTGTTTAAGGAGCATAGGGGGAAAGACCTTCAGTTTAAAATAGAACGGGAGGGTAACAAAGTACTGGTAAGCAAGCCGGAAATGTATGATGGTTATTTGTTTACTATTGAGGCTATGGGTAAAGAACTGCACATCGGTAAATCTGAACACTATGTAGATGATGTGAATCAGATCACGCTGCAAAGCATCATCGAAACACTGCAAATGGAAATTCAGGGTGGAAATGATATTATTTATATCAGCGGAGAATGACACCCCTCCTAGCCTCCCCGAAGGGGAGGGACTCCTATCGAAGTGAACTTACTTCAAACAAAAATGGCTCGTTATTAAACGAGCCATTTTTGTTTTTCTAATATCTCTACTAATGTCCCTCCCCTTCGGGGAGGCTAGGAGGGGTAAGGTTTTACCCGTTTATCCAGCTAAATTTATATTCCAGCATTGGGTTCTTCATACGGTCGGCAACGCGCAACAGGCGATCAGGTAGCTTTACCAGATAATCGCGTGCTTTCTCGCCGGCTCCGTTTAAATCGGTCATGCTTTCAATGCTCCATTCTACCAGCAGATCTTTTAAAATATCTACATAGTCAACAGCCGTATAAATACCCAGGCGCTGAGCGGCATCGGTAAAGTGACCGAAGGTTTGGCCTACTTTCAGTCCTACTTCGCGTAGAAAGTGCGCCGGCATTACAATTTTTTTGCGCATCATGTCCTCAAAGGCAATCATCGCCTCGTTTGGATCAATTTCAAATACTTTGCGGATGAAATCTATATATGCTTTAGCGTGGCGAGCCTCGTCTGACGCAATAACGCCGCACATTTTTGAAAGCAGGGCATCACCATCACGTTTAGCGCTGCTGGCCACACGGCGGTGCGAAATATTGGTTGCCAGTTCCTGAAATGAGGTGTAAATAAAGTTACGGTAAGGATCTGCACCGGTACCAATGTCAAAACCATCGGCAATAAGATACTGGGTTGATACTTCCATCATGCGCATGTTAACGCGGCCCGACAGATAGAGATATTTGTTAAGCAGATCACCGTGGCGGTTCTCTTCGGCTGTCCAATGGCGATTCCATTTCATCCAGCCACCTTCCTCGTCGGTTGATACGCCTTCAACCATGCTCAACCATGATTCATAGGTAGGCAGGGCTTCTTCGGTAATGGTATCGCCAATCAGTACGGCAACCAGGTCATATGATAAGCCCCTGGCGCTTTCCTGTAGTTCTTTTACCTCATCAAAGAAGGTATCTCTTGAAGCATCTGGTAAAAAATCAGAGGGCTGCCAGATCGACTCAATTGGCTTTAAATAGTCGGGCATTTTTTCAAGCATATATATTTCAATATGCTTCATAACCTCTCTTCTTTTTTCTTCAAAAAATCTCATTATCCCTATAGTAAATAAGCTGCAAAGGTACTATTATTTAATACAAATAAATAACAATTTAGTTGTAATACCCGATCGCATTTTTCATACAATCTGGCAGGGTTTTAATAGCGGGTATCCCTGTAAATATCGAAAAATTTGTGTTATAATCCCATAGTACTCCGGGAATGTTTAATGTTTTTAAATTGGCACGAACGCACTTCAAATATCGGCACCTGCTATCAGGGTCGGCATACTCGTTATAGCAGCCATACTCGGTGCAGATGATAGGGATTTGGTACTTGTCGGCCCAATGTTTAACAATCAACAATTTGTCATGTACCGAAGCTTCGTTGCCGTCCAGGCGATACTTGTTATAGTTTTGTTCGCCGGCGGTACCTTTTGCCTTTTGGTTAAGCTGGGGAAATTTTTCCGCATTGTATGGAAATGGAACCCCAACCGTGGCTACCTGATTACCCACCCATGCCGCGCCCTGGTGGGTAAAT
This region of Mucilaginibacter yixingensis genomic DNA includes:
- a CDS encoding acyl-ACP desaturase, which codes for MKHIEIYMLEKMPDYLKPIESIWQPSDFLPDASRDTFFDEVKELQESARGLSYDLVAVLIGDTITEEALPTYESWLSMVEGVSTDEEGGWMKWNRHWTAEENRHGDLLNKYLYLSGRVNMRMMEVSTQYLIADGFDIGTGADPYRNFIYTSFQELATNISHRRVASSAKRDGDALLSKMCGVIASDEARHAKAYIDFIRKVFEIDPNEAMIAFEDMMRKKIVMPAHFLREVGLKVGQTFGHFTDAAQRLGIYTAVDYVDILKDLLVEWSIESMTDLNGAGEKARDYLVKLPDRLLRVADRMKNPMLEYKFSWING